The Anastrepha ludens isolate Willacy chromosome X, idAnaLude1.1, whole genome shotgun sequence genome includes a window with the following:
- the LOC128869907 gene encoding uncharacterized protein LOC128869907, protein MSELNLRQFHAAAILRIYDQMKEAKAGDLNVVQIDLRIKSAAVHFDRMLTNHEALVAAAKEEDLEVHSGWWDSTEATYIDLCATLNQRRKKLEGEPLPANTSHKVSPMELKIEPLCIPSFDGSAYKWLAFKDTFETLVHQRDLPVAYKLGKLRQAVKAESVPLVGGLYSGGYEELWTALKNRYDNPKQLAEIHVARFLNMKSQTEDTSRALLGVVDVVNESLRALAVMKLPVDKWDALTFPIVVSKLSTRTQREWCMNCSPTELSTLNELLAFLEKRAHSLSTEFCQVADHHEVLHSSSKQKNTLRLLKSNLATTDDGNCQHCRGSHKVMRGPVILALKPEQHFEALKRSNLCFNCFRSGHSSKLCSSGHCRQCGHRHHTIFRRHKSQQPISSNEVDSSVAKPDIISHPPSL, encoded by the coding sequence ATGTCGGAATTAAATCTACGCCAGTTCCATGCGGCCGCTATTTTGCGGATATATGACCAAATGAAAGAGGCAAAGGCTGGTGACCTCAATGTCGTTCAAATTGATCTGCGTATAAAATCTGCTGCCGTCCATTTTGATCGGATGCTCACAAATCATGAGGCTTTGGTTGCCGCAGCCAAGGAGGAGGACTTAGAGGTACATTCAGGATGGTGGGACTCCACCGAAGCTACCTACATAGATTTGTGCGCAACGCTGAATCAACGACGAAAGAAGTTGGAGGGTGAACCTCTGCCTGCCAACACTTCGCACAAAGTTTCGCCaatggaattaaaaatagaGCCGCTTTGTATACCATCGTTTGACGGATCCGCTTATAAGTGGCTTGCATTTAAGGATACATTTGAGACATTGGTTCATCAGCGGGATTTGCCGGTGGCATACAAGTTGGGGAAATTGCGCCAGGCAGTTAAGGCAGAGTCGGTTCCGCTGGTAGGAGGTTTGTATTCGGGTGGGTATGAAGAATTGTGGACGGCGCTGAAAAATCGATATGACAACCCTAAGCAATTAGCGGAGATCCACGTTGCTAGATTTCTGAACATGAAGTCACAGACTGAGGATACGTCCAGGGCGTTACTGGGTGTCGTTGATGTGGTAAACGAGTCCTTGCGAGCGTTAGCGGTAATGAAGTTACCTGTCGACAAGTGGGATGCCCTTACCTTCCCCATTGTGGTTTCTAAACTCTCTACTCGCACACAGCGAGAATGGTGCATGAATTGCTCCCCTACCGAGCTATCCACTTTAAATGAGTTGCTAGCGTTTTTAGAAAAACGAGCGCACAGTCTTTCGACAGAATTTTGCCAGGTAGCGGATCATCATGAAGTGCTGCATTCTTCGTCAAAGCAGAAAAACACACTCCGCCTTCTAAAGTCTAACCTCGCCACAACTGATGATGGCAACTGTCAACACTGTAGAGGATCACACAAGGTTATGCGTGGTCCGGTGATTCTAGCTTTGAAACCAGAGCAACATTTTGAAGCTTTAAAGCGTTCTAACTTATGCTTTAATTGCTTCCGGTCCGGGCATTCATCCAAGCTTTGTTCTTCTGGTCACTGTCGCCAGTGCGGCCACAGACATCATACTATTTTTCGCCGCCACAAATCACAACAACCTATTTCAAGCAACGAGGTAGATTCTTCTGTGGCTAAGCCAGACATTATATCCCATCCACCATCATTATGA